TCGATCTTCGAGAACGGATTGTCGCAGCGGCGCTGAAGGAGAAGGACCATCAGCGGGTGGCCGAAACGTTCGGGGTGGATGTGCGAACCGTTGGGTTGTATCTGAAGAAACACGAGGCGGGCACCTTGACGCACGTCAAGCGTCCAACAGGGCGTCGCCCACGGGTGCAGAGCGAGCATGAGCAAGTCCTCCTCCAGCAACTGGAGGAGGACTTGGATGCCACACTCGAAGAACATGCCCGCAAGTTGGAAGCCGCGACGGGACTGAAGATTAGCTACCGAACGGTAGACCGAATCTTCCGTCGGCATGGCATCACCTACAAAAAAAACGCGGGTCGCGTGCGAACAGAAGGAGGAACTGCGTCAGCAGTTCCTGAACGACCTGAAGCCTTACCTCCAGACCCCAGCCCGTCTGGTCTTTCTTGACGAGAGCGGCTTCCACACTGCCATGACTCGAGGATATGGTCGCGCGCACCGGACACGGCGTGCGCTCGCTTCCGTGCCCCGAAACTGGGGACGGAACCAAACGCTCGTCTGCGCGCTGCAGGTGAGTGGTCCCTTCGCTCCCCTGATCCTGGACGGTGCAGTCAACGGCGTGAGTTTCGAGTGGTACGTGCAAAACATTCTGTGCCCTGCACTGACCCCAGGACAGGTCGTGGTGCTCGACAACCTCTCGGCACATCACCGTGCGTCCGTTCGGACGCACATCGAAGCCCGCGGTTGTATGGTCCTGTTTCTGCCTCCCTACAGTCCCGATTTCAACCCGATTGAAGGCATGTTCTCTAAAGTCAAAGCCCTCGTCCGCGCAGGTGAATGGCGAGACCGGACCGCTCTGCTACAGGGGATTGG
The sequence above is a segment of the Deinococcus hopiensis KR-140 genome. Coding sequences within it:
- a CDS encoding IS630 family transposase (programmed frameshift) — its product is MKKRVGARGYSVDLRERIVAAALKEKDHQRVAETFGVDVRTVGLYLKKHEAGTLTHVKRPTGRRPRVQSEHEQVLLQQLEEDLDATLEEHARKLEAATGLKISYRTVDRIFRRHGITYKKTRVACEQKEELRQQFLNDLKPYLQTPARLVFLDESGFHTAMTRGYGRAHRTRRALASVPRNWGRNQTLVCALQVSGPFAPLILDGAVNGVSFEWYVQNILCPALTPGQVVVLDNLSAHHRASVRTHIEARGCMVLFLPPYSPDFNPIEGMFSKVKALVRAGEWRDRTALLQGIGDALNAVSVRDVFGWFTHAFPDIFLCQML